A region of Tissierellales bacterium DNA encodes the following proteins:
- a CDS encoding SIMPL domain-containing protein (The SIMPL domain is named for its presence in mouse protein SIMPL (signalling molecule that associates with mouse pelle-like kinase). Bacterial member BP26, from Brucella, was shown to assemble into a channel-like structure, while YggE from E. coli has been associated with resistance to oxidative stress.) encodes MKKIASVLLIMVMMLGSVMPAMAAENTNFIAVSGQGSVWAEPDQASIEIGVKTENKDTKIAQEENAKKMASVMKSIKANGLEDKDIQTIEYSIYPLTKYNEKTRESELYAYRVVNRVKVDVDDIDKVGKIIDDATKAGSNQIGQVNFTTSKSEELYLQALAKAISSAKMKASAMSKAAGVVITTPSSIVESASYVAPYRGYENMMLKSADAASTSISQGQIEIRANVSMNFNY; translated from the coding sequence ATGAAAAAGATAGCTAGTGTATTATTAATTATGGTGATGATGTTAGGTAGTGTAATGCCAGCAATGGCAGCAGAAAATACGAATTTTATTGCAGTTTCAGGTCAAGGAAGTGTTTGGGCGGAACCAGACCAAGCTAGTATAGAAATCGGTGTAAAAACAGAAAACAAAGATACTAAGATTGCACAGGAAGAAAATGCTAAAAAAATGGCAAGTGTCATGAAGTCAATTAAGGCAAATGGATTAGAAGACAAAGATATACAAACTATAGAGTATAGTATTTATCCATTGACAAAATATAATGAAAAGACTAGAGAATCTGAGCTTTATGCTTATAGAGTAGTTAATAGAGTTAAGGTAGATGTTGATGATATTGATAAAGTAGGCAAAATAATAGATGATGCTACCAAAGCTGGATCAAATCAAATAGGTCAAGTGAACTTTACAACTAGTAAAAGTGAAGAACTTTACTTACAAGCACTTGCAAAAGCTATTTCAAGTGCAAAGATGAAGGCAAGTGCTATGTCAAAAGCAGCAGGTGTGGTTATAACGACTCCATCGAGCATAGTAGAGAGTGCATCTTATGTAGCGCCATATAGAGGATATGAAAATATGATGCTAAAATCAGCAGATGCAGCATCGACAAGTATTAGTCAAGGCCAGATAGAAATAAGAGCAAATGTAAGTATGAATTTCAACTATTAA